The nucleotide window gtaacattaaatatgtatagaCCATTTGGACATGCCCttcaacccctcccctccccctccccctcccctccccctccatcccccttTGCCCCTCCCACCTTCCCCTTCAATGTGTGTTAATCAAGACATTAAACTATTTTTACCTGAAGGTTTGATAACGTTCTGCCGAACGCCTTTCGTTGCTTGACATAATCTCTGGTCATTTCAAACATACACTCCGAGTGAGCTTGGACGCCAACCGAAAGAATTAAACGTTCTCTGGGCACCTGGTTCATAGTCAGATAGAAACCTTTGTTTAACGTTTCCTCCCCACCCAACAAGGCCTCTTTCGGAAGGCGGACGTCCTCAAAGACTAGCTCAACTGTATCCTTTCAAAAGAAATAAGAATGATTGTTAAAACTATGACAACAACCGCGACTAAATGCGTTGCGTGCGACCTTCATCACATGGTCGCAGTAGTAGCTATAGGGTGTCAGTgggttacccccccccccaccccctcttcttcGTCAGTCGGGGGTAAAAAAGTCCATGACTGTTTATGCCTAAATCGATCGGAGGTAATTTAGTATCTCCGACTTAAGAGGGGGTATTGGCGGGAACTGTGTCAGTTCTATGAAATAACGCTTGGTTTTTTTTCACGTCCACCATGCTTCCATCTgctaatttataaatttattttaaccatATTCCCCTTTAAATGCTCTCTGTGGGGGTTTCTGTGCCTTATTTCGTTCTGTCTCAAGAGGCAGCAATTAGCATATTATGTCTTAGCAGTTAATAACAATACCGCATTCAGCCcagattcttatatgcaaagtatatataaatataagctACACCAATAGGCGAACCGTTACTGTCAAGGTACGTTGCACGCGGTAGAGCTGCAGTGGATGCAGGTTGCTCATTTTGTACTAGACATTCGGGATTATGTGACATTAATATAATACAGTAACAAAAATTAATAGTGTCTATTCTATTAAATATGGGCCTATGTGTTAGCAAGAGAAACTAAATAGCAGAGGCGGCTGGCGGGGGATGGGCACAAAACTTCGAAGGGCAGTGGGAAACCCAGGCAGCAAACCACAAAATCACCTCAACACTTCCCGACAAACGGGGTCCTCTTTGCGCTATTTATCCCAAATTCCATGTATTTGAACCTTTTACAGTTTTACATATAACAAAGGGACTCTTTAATAGTACTGGTCTTAATTTCTCAACCAAAGGGGATAGTTTTAAATAGCAACTTGAAGGGCAAGTTTAATTACAAGAATGGAGTGGGGTACTTtccattaatttaatttatgagAATGGGATGCTTTTGggatttttcacaaaatatggggagcacgtgcccctgtgccccctaccccaccccatccccaagACCCCGCTAAACAGCAAGACTTGCCATACAAGtgttttgtaaaacaaaatctaTTCAATACTCACTCCTGAGTTCTGGCCAATCTTCTTTAAAGGTTTCCCTTTTATGAATCCTGGACTATTAGCATCGACCAGAAACAATGACATGCCGTGAGCTTTATGTTTAACGTTGAGGTCTGTAATTGCAGCGACCAACGCCACATCACATACGTAACCATTCGTGATGAACGTCTGTCACAAAACAGgaagcagatttcattattgttttacaaaacGTTTTTTCTCAAAAGAATGCAATCTTGCTTTCTCAAAATCCTAGAAAACGATTCAGCCACGCGATTTTAAGGAAGAGGAAGGAAAAAACAGATCCAATAATTTGGAATTTTACAACTTAAAGAATCATTTTAGTTTCTTCAAAACTCATTAAGTTTTAGcattgttaatattaacaaatgaTCTTAAACCTGTAGGGATGTATTAATAACATGCATGCTCAAATAAAACCGGTTCCgattaaaaaattatataaaaggCAAAAGATCAGTAAAGAAAGCAGCCAAATATAGTAAATTGCGTgataatataatatgatatgatatgcatattcatataccTTTGTTCCATTCAAAATCCAGTCGTCACCGTCTCTTTTAGCTGTTGTTTTCAATCCTTGTAAATCactgtgaaatgaaaagaaatgggAGTTGGTTCCTGCATGGTTTCAAAATTAGAAGGAAATTGTAACTAAATAGTTATATTTGTTGaagaagaacaaacatttaaatagtggaatttgtggtacagaaTGCGCAGAAGGTCCAGGTCTCGGGACATTTCGAGGTGATGTTGTGTTTTGCACCATCACATGCATGAAAGCACAATTACATACAAGTCAAGTGATGTGATGTGCGATGTATGTTAATAACAACAATACATTAGAAATAAATCAGAAAGAGACTATAcacagaccccctccccttcccgaCCCTATTACCCTAACAGTCCCATATACCCCTCCTACCCCTTCACCTCATATACGTAATATGTAAGTTCTGTCGTGACAAAACATCCGTCCCCAAAATCGACGAGACATttaactttcaaaatatttaaatcaatgtAACAGTATGTGTCTAATGTACAGTACCTTCCTGCTTGAGGTTCCGTCATCGCTAAACATCCAATCAGTTTGCCGTTAGTCATACCAGGGATGTATCGCTGTTGTTGTTCTGATGTACCGTATTCTTCAATGTACGGCATAATCACGTCGCTGTGCAGCTTAAATCCGATCGTTCCGGCATCGTTCGCGTAACCCCTGCGGTGGAAAGCGAAGGTTTTTATGACCATTCTAACGGTACCTCCCACATTCCGGGTCGTAGATCAACTTCCCCCCCCTGACCCCCcgcccacacacacacacacactatcaCGGTATCCATGCTTGCATTTATCCGTACATTTAAATGCGTTAGACTTTAATTTTATCgttatttttctttaagtatAAAGGGAagcatttattttttaatttcccaTCGTTATTCTATTGTTGTCCCCAATATAGCGCTAGTTCAACGCAAACTtattccaaaaataaaaaaataaaaaaacgcGTCACACGTTCCAAAACGACGTCATAATACACACTAGGTCGTTCctatatcagtatatatacCCAACCCATGCACTTCGGATAACAGCATGTGTCACTTACTGTTCTTCTGAAACAATGGCAGCGCATTTGAAGTCTGCTCCTACACCACCCATCTCAGCCGGAGCTGCCACGCCCAGCATTCCCGCTGCTCCCATCATCTCCCATATCTCTCTATCTACATAACCCTGCTGCTCGAATCtataaataaaaagaattatAGAACGGAGTAACCATACCATTTGTTGTCAAATATAGcggtactttttttttaattcaaacaCGAAGAAATCAATTTCATCGAAATGCAAATTGTTTAGTCTTAGCCATATGAATCAATACTTTATTAtgttatatcataatatattcTATAATGTGCTCATaagcgtaggagcctaatttgatttggggggctgtaacgacttgcccgaaaaatataacgaACATTTTTCAGCCCCCcagcccagccccccccccctcccccagccctcccccgcctcctacgcctatgaacgTGCTTTTAAAGACAAAATGCTCGGTTCAGCTTTCTATAGTCCTTCAGCagaattttctctttttattataGAGAATAAAAAATGATCTGCTTAAGACCATTGTCAGGAGATCCCCTAAAATTGCAGTTATTATAGTTTCCTTCCGAGTCTGCGCTTAAAAATACATTTCCCATCAAAGGGCCAAGTAAACATAAATCGTTAAATCATCAACTTACTTCATTTGGTTGGGTACAACTTCCTCTTCAAAAAATCTACGGACCGATCTCCGAAATATATCGTGTTCTTctgtgaaaatatttctggtacCAGTATCAGTTAACTTTGCTGCTTGAGCAGTTTCGATCCTCCTTCGAAAAGACAACATTCATCAtcgaaatattttgaaaaactaaataaatgaaatgccAAGTTATGACACATGAGTATCTTGAAATTACACACTATCAAAATTTGTTTCTGCAGTGGCGTTCTTTCGTCCGAGAAGGCGACTGATAGATAGTTCTGGTGGGTTTTGGATAACTATTTGCATATTCAATCAAATAAACAGAAATGTACTTCCATATCATCTGCTGAGATATCGTATAGGGTGGTCAAATCAATCAATATCAATGTTTATTGCGATAAACGCATGTTTAGGATTATTCCTATTTTATCTTCTGTCCCTTatcctctccttctcctttctcCTAATTCTCTCCCCTTTCccatttctccccccccccccccacctccacaaACCCCTTCTCCGTTCTGAAAGGAAAAATATTCACCTGGGCATTGCAATATCTTCAGTGGATTCTCTTTGTTGACGACCGGGGTGTTGAAATCTGTGAATGAATTAGAAAAACGTTTCCTGAAGCGGATGAGTTAAGACACACAATGTTAAAATTATATAGTTTTCATTGTGAAACTATAACAAGAAGGAAAATCCTAAGAGttgtttaaaatatgttttagccGTGTGATTTGTCTTTGATTGGCTTGATCCTCTTTAAGAGAGCCATTTATTTCGTGCTTAGTAGCAGTCTTGTGAGGATTGCTTAGAATAAGTATCGGCAAGTACCATCTATAGCCCATTCTGTTATGAAAAAACGACAACCTGTTGTAAAGCACAACTATATGCAATAAAGATTAAGCAACCTTCTCCCAATCCACTTCATATTCCCAATCTAAAATCCAGGCATCGATTCAGAGCACAAGTTGTTctcccccacccttcccatTCCCTCCTTCCTCTGCCTCCAACCCACCTCTTGTCCGGACTCAGAACAAtccttccaacccccccccccaccaccttcCCCTCTTCGTTCTTGACATCTATCTGAACCGTAAAAATACATGTGAAAAGAAAATAGTATCATTACAAAAATGCCTTATAGcttaaaatataatatcataacaCAAAATAGTTGATTATTCcgtgtcccctccccttctcccttcCCCGAATATCTGCTTTTCCTCCCCAGATGGTGTTGGTGCCCAATTCTGTACAATATTCTTAGCACCTTTTATCGAGTCATTTCTTCGTCACCCTTCGTGCACACGTTCGGAAGTTCGcacttttaaattttaattttaatataaatgtgaCGTTTATAATGCTGTATCGGTTTGTAATTTTGattgaatttatattttttatattgataTCAGCCTAATTGATTTATAAACTTACCTTATAGGATCAATTCGCCTCGCACCAACACATCTTAAAGCTAAGAGGGATCGACTTGTTGAGTACAAGGTAGCCATGATCTATTATCCGCGATTTGTTTCTGACCATTCACATTTCTCGTAAAACTCCGACTAATGGGTATAAATATCATATTCACAGAGATGACTAACTGCTTGAATGAACTTTGTTCTTAGGGTCAATAGAAAGAGCCGCATACACCAAGCAAGTTGATAGCTACTTGGTAGTTTATTATGTGTGTTCGTCTATAACCAAGCTATAATTCGAATATTATTCGGtaccccccactccccccccccaaagaaatgaaaaaaaaagactcaATTGAGTAGAAAACGGCAGAGAAAGCTTCCCTAAACATGAAAATTGTAGccttaaaaaatacaacattgtgAATCGACTTTGCCACAGTCCCGTGAAGTTGAGTGCACTGGTTTTCAAAGGTGTGTGGGAGGCGGGGTGTTTGGGGACGGGAAGGGAGGTGGATCCAAATTCTAAACTCCCAGTTAATGTAGATATGGGTATGAAACTTCATGGGAAGGCCATATGTGAATCAAGGACCTTATGAAGGATGGGGTGGCCCCGAGGTTGTTGAAGCCAACTCCCATGTAGGGTTGCTTCATCAGGAATACCTTCCAGAAACCAAAATAGACGTTTAGACGGCAAATGGTGCAGTCTATCATTAGATAAGATCTATACTGTTCTAATTAACACACCCAAACACACACAGTTTTGTGTAAAGTTTCATAAAGCGGCGATGCGGGGGTACAGGGGGCAATGCTCTGCCAGTGTGGGGGGAGCTGTGACCTCCACACACTGAGTAAACTTaaggaactgaaataaaatgttGGTATCAGATGCCGTATCCAAAATTACACAAACTGTTTACTCAATAATTTGCCAGTTGTGTATGGCCAAACGATATCACTGCATCTTGCTATTCAGACAAACAATTGGCCATGTTTAGATATGATCGTTTAGAtatcagtattttatattgcttACTTTCAATTTGAAATCTCATTATACTGTAAAAGCCGATCAATGTCCAGGTATATTCCTGACCACGCAGAAAGTTATCCTAACATAATGATAAATATAAACTTTACACAGGGGCAACCTTGACCCCTTGTCTCTTTATAATCCAAatgatatttatgaatatgcaaagaGTGTTCGAGCTGCCACTCATCTTACATTACAACACGGTGTTAAGGATTTACCCgaagatatattttaatattttggaaacAATAGGTAATTTTGATTTTCTAGTGAAATAATAGGTGTAATTGTTTGCCATTACTCTTGTTAGTCCGGTTAATGCAGTCATTTGAACCTGTTCAAGTTCTACATCTCAGTAtgcatttcataaaaaaattcatctGTAACGCTACATTTCgcattattttcttcttcaaacaatCGAACACAGTTTGGTTCTTGTAttcacttaa belongs to Apostichopus japonicus isolate 1M-3 chromosome 4, ASM3797524v1, whole genome shotgun sequence and includes:
- the LOC139966005 gene encoding long-chain specific acyl-CoA dehydrogenase, mitochondrial-like encodes the protein MATLYSTSRSLLALRCVGARRIDPIRFQHPGRQQRESTEDIAMPRRIETAQAAKLTDTGTRNIFTEEHDIFRRSVRRFFEEEVVPNQMKFEQQGYVDREIWEMMGAAGMLGVAAPAEMGGVGADFKCAAIVSEEQGYANDAGTIGFKLHSDVIMPYIEEYGTSEQQQRYIPGMTNGKLIGCLAMTEPQAGSDLQGLKTTAKRDGDDWILNGTKTFITNGYVCDVALVAAITDLNVKHKAHGMSLFLVDANSPGFIKGKPLKKIGQNSGDTVELVFEDVRLPKEALLGGEETLNKGFYLTMNQVPRERLILSVGVQAHSECMFEMTRDYVKQRKAFGRTLSNLQTIQHRLAEMKTELCVARTFTDQCLQLYCENRLDTSSVSMLKYWISDICFKVASECVQLHGGMGYMWEHPIARGFASSKVYPIYTGSNEIMKELIARGITAEK